The stretch of DNA TATGGGTTCATGAGTAGTGCTAGCTTAGATATACAGAGAAAAGAAATCTACTAGAATTCTCACTGTTACATGAAACATTTATATATCCATGTATATTGTTGTATATGTGTCCATTTCCATTGCTTATTTTGTGCCAACAATTTATTATATTATGTTTCCATAATTTAGGAGCTCCATACTTCTTTAAGAGTGTTGGAAGGAGTTGCATTGGTAATAACTTGATGTCCATTGCAACTTTAAGCATGAAGAACTAGATGCCTTGATCAAGAATCAGCCTTTTGAACATTTCAACTTTTCCAATATGGGTTTTGATGTTTCAGACAACTACCAATTTGATGGAAAACCGGACAGAATGATTCGTCAATAAATACGTCTAACTCTGGGGCTAAATGATCCGTGGCCGACATCTCATAGGAACTATTCTGTTGAAGGGGAGGGGAGGACTATTTTATGCTAATGCAAAAGAAGCGGCTCTCGTCACTTGCTTTTCAGGCTGTTCTCCTGCTCGCCTAATTTACTTTATTGCTTGGTGGCCACTTCTGACGTCTGCAGTATCCAAGTTGTTTCCTGTTTATTCAACTTAACTTATTTTGTTATGCTCATTGTGTCATTTTTGCATTAATTTCAAACATATTTTCACGCTTAATAAATTGCTGAGCAGTTGGAGGAACAATTGTTTGTTCTGATGTATAAGAACTTCTAGCAGATGAAATAACTGCATGATTttccatatttttttttctttatgggtTCTTTGGCCATTTCATGCGTGCTTGGGTAAGCTAAGGTTAATTTCCATTGTTGCTAATGTTTCATTAGCTTGTGTTGTTCTTTAAATTAACTTCatatttgttcaaaaagaaaaaaaaatctgttatatttgtttgttttattgatattatgtttataacAGCCTGTAGGTTTGGGGAAGATTGCAAAACTCATAAATGCAGGAAAAATTGACTCGTCAGAACTTATTACTATGAAAACCCTTAAGGTACTCAACTTTATCTTCATATGTGCATGTTGGTGTTGTCTGATTGATTCAAATTAAATCTGAATTCCCCATGACTGTAGGATACAGGTGCAATAGGAAAGCATATAGAGGATGGCATCAGGTTGATGGCTCATGGTTCTGAACATATCAACTGGCCGATACACCTTGAGGTAAGTTATTGttagaagataacttgaaagcaaATTGCTTAACGAAATACATGATATCTTGATTGGTTGGTTGGCACCTCGCCAATCTTTCACTGTCACTTGCCCTCATCAGTGATCAGTGAAATTATCATCACTTTTAAACCACACTAGTTTTGGTTAGTGATCTTGATTCGACATATTTTTTGTACCTTTCAGTTAAAATGCTTTATCGTTCTAGATACAGACGCCTTTCCTTTTATAGGGTGAAATTTTCTTTACTCCTGAGATGATAAGTATGATTTTCACGATGAAATACTTGCACATATGTTCTTATTTGTACTTGTCATGGCAGCATTTCCAGTAATGTTACGTTTCTTAACTCTCAGCTTCTAAGTTGATTTGTATGTTGCTGTAATGGAGTCATACCACTGATTGAGTTGATGGCAttgcatgatcaattttttgggaaggaaaatatattatgtaaTGCATATTATCTTTTATGTATTAATGTACATACAGAAATAATCTGGCATGATCAATGTTACGTTTCTTTTATGTTTTCTCTCACGAAATAATATGACCTGTAGAACTTGCATATGAGTATTCCTCCTATCACTATAGACTTAGATGCAATCATACTTTTCCATCGTTCCCTCTAACAATTACAAGTAACATCCCCAATAGATCATTCTTCGGTAACTAACATCAATGTGGACTCCACAGGTATCGAGAGTGACAGTTCGTGCAAAAGCTGCGGTGGAAGCTGCCGGCGGTTCCGTGAGAAAGGTGTACTACAACAAGCTGGGGTTTAGGGCACTGCTCACGCCCGAGTGGTTCGCAAAGAAGGGACGCCTATTACCGAAACCAGCGAGGCCTCCACCGAAGCAGCGAGACAGGGTCGATGACATCGGTCGCTTGCCTGCCCCTACCAAGCCGATACCTTCTACAACTGAAGAGAAAGATGCAACAGCAGCTGCTTGAAGCACCAATTCTGAAGATGCATCAGTGACAACTGCTTCTTGAACAAGACAAATCATGCTGATGGCCTCCATTGCTGTTTGAATTGGTTGCTCTTTGTCATGTACTCGAAGAGATCTCACTCAATAATCCAAGCTTGGTGGTTCTGTACCATTTGGATCCTGCACTCCTATTGTAATGTTACTTTGCAGAAGAATTGTTCTTAAATTATGAATCACTGTCAATTCATCTATAGTGTTATTAATCAACAATTAATAACATGAGATTAATCTTTAATCTCCGGTATTGGTGATGCCGACGTCGATTATGTCTCACCAGCCTCTCTCATGGCGAGGAGAAGACGCGCAAGCAATCAATGCCATCAAAATACGTGCGCCTACGCGGCCAATCCAAAGCTTCTTCTCAACTCATCTTCCATGCACGTGCATTGGCCGCATCAGATTCTTAGCCTACAAATAATGAGTTGGTCCTCTCTTCCCTctgctccctcttcttctctctcctctctcgttcctcttcttcttcttcttctcccccttgATTGGATGAAATGTTGTCCTACGTTCCGCGGCCGGTGGCGCCGACTTGCCCCCGCTGCGTCTCCtccaacaccaagttctgctactacaacaactacagcctCAGCCAGCCGCGGTACTTCTGCAAGGCCTGCCGGCGTTACTGGACCGAGGGCGGATCGCTCCGCAACGTGCCCGTGGGCGGCGGCTGCCGTAAGAGCCGACGGGGCAAGCCGGCCAGGGCGCCGTCCGCCGTCGCTGCCGTGGCCGGTCGCGACGTGATCCGCCCCGACCTCATGCTGAACGACATCGTGAGTAACTCAGGCATCGCCCCCGCCCCCGCCGACGGCTCAGCCATCGACCTAGAGGTGCTGTATGCCAAGTACATGGATCCAAGCCCGGCCGTGCGGCCGGAATCCTCGCAGCCCGCAGTAGAGTCAGGCTCGTGCAACCAAATCCCTGCGCCATTTCCCGATCACCAACTGTTCTTGGAGTGGGAAAGCATCCTAACTCAGCCGGTGGAAGAAGACCTGCAGAACAAAGTGGATTCAAGCAGTCCTCGAGCGTATCCAAAGCAACCTGTCGACAACTATGTATGGTGGGGGGATTCTTCAagtgatgcagatctaatacatgAGGAGCAAAGCCTGGTGCATGACAATTGGATCGGATCACTGGATGACTCGAGTTGGGAGGCGTTCTACAGATGCTGATCATGTCCGATCTTCTTCTACATTCGAGAATGTGCGTGTGAGAGAGACGTCATAGACTTCATGGCTTACGGAGAGGGATACATTAATTGCCTCTTTGAAGTCAACATTGGGGTTAACGTTGAAATCTGTAGCAAGAGGAGACATACCAAACACCTCGATTAGCTCCCACAGTCAAACTATATATCACACGATTCTTAAATTTATTGCTTATAATGGATGGATGGGTTCATATCGATAACttgatttataattatatatgagTTGATGTAATCTTCGATTGGTCGAAGAGTATGAAATTATATTCAAGAGGTTTTCCTGATGCCACATAATCAatctccaatatatatatatatatatggagatgaACAGCCTCTGGGATATTGCAACGCAAGTATCACCAAGAACGAGCACAGCACATGGTGGTGATCCAAGAGTACGACGACGGCCCATGATCCAAGGCAAAGTGCTTCGGAATCACAACCCCAGGTTCACAAGGCAAAGCATCAGAATTATCCTTAGACactgggctaattatatattatatttataattaattattttaatttttaattttttttatatttttagaaattatattataatttttatatttataaaaaaattttaattatgtttCTTCTCATATCATCGATTAAGcatgtataatatttttatcaacgaGATCGACGATATGAGAAGAaattagattaaatatttcattctcataaatataaaatttttaatataatttttaaaaatatagatattaaaatattaaagataactattacataaataatatgtaattagtccttaTATACCACATAATCTATTATTGCCGAATAAGATGTGTCAtgtcgaattatatatatatatatatatatatatatatatatatatacttcatccGCCGGAACGTTTGCCTAGTACGCAAACTGTTCGACCTCGTGTGGTGGTACCTCCCCATCGCCGGTGCAAGCTGCGGCAGTACCTCATCATGTGATTCATGCTGAACACCTTCTCCCCAAAGAAAACCCTCACCGAGCGTATGAATTCCCTCGCATTTTTTGGCTGGTCAGGATCTTGATGAAATATCaatctctatattttaaaaatatatattgatatcCATATAGCCatataattatgaagataaaatatcTAGGTACATTTATCATAACATTAttagttttattaaaaaaaataaaataaaaaggataaaaatataattttaatactatTGTCTGTGATAACAAATAACGACATCGTTGGGGGTCGTGAATAACTGTTGTGAATGAAAAGAGTGATGATGATATGTGAAGGTTGTTTTATATTTGCATCGATATTGATGTAGTTGGAGTAGCGATGAGAGGTGAGGGCTATTCTACATTTGTGTTAATATTAATGCAGTTGTCAAATGACGAAAGGACTATCGATACAAATACCAAGCGGCATTGTTCTGTATTTGCATCAGTGTCAACATAGTTATTAAacaatattatttgatatttacaTTGATGACCTTTTCGTCGCTCAATAATTATATTGGTACCGTTGTAAATGCAAAGCAAAGAAATGACTACTTGATAACTATATCGACGTCGACATAAATATAGAATAGCTCTCACATCTCATACTtattctcctcatccacaatggGCACCTAGGCCCCGGTGACACAATCATTCGTTACTACTAACTAGAACGTTAGAATTACCATCAACATGATATTTAGGCAAATAAATATAGATGTTTCACTAtagaaatatcaatataattttttaaaatataaatataattactaTAAGGGTTAATTTGTTATAAGTCTGATTATGATATTTAGAAATGTAAAAATCGAGGTTATTCCGGTAAATATGTTTGAACGAACCGAATAAAGGGCAAAAAACACATGATATCTACCGTCTGATTAGTTCCAAACGGTGGTTGATTCAAGATAAATCGTCAGCACACCTCATTCCCGTGTACGTGTGCGCACCGTGGGCGGCGGGCGAGGTGCTCTTCTCGCGGCCGCCTCAGGTTGTATATAGCATCGCTCTCGGCGTCTCGCGATAACCGGCCGACGGATATGGAGAGCGCAAGGGAGGCTCGCCGACGGAGGATCTTGGAGCGTGGGACCGACCGCCTCGCCTTCATTGCCGGCCAAGCCCGGTCCATCCCCGATTCATCTCCTCCTCCGTCTCCTTCTCCTCCACCTCCGAAGGAAGCGCATCCTAAGACCTCCGGTAagatctccttcctcctcttcccttctttGTTCCAGTTTCCTCTATTCTTCACTTTGTAGTGCTATCTTGCCCT from Musa acuminata AAA Group cultivar baxijiao chromosome BXJ2-11, Cavendish_Baxijiao_AAA, whole genome shotgun sequence encodes:
- the LOC103971829 gene encoding dof zinc finger protein DOF1.2; this encodes MLSYVPRPVAPTCPRCVSSNTKFCYYNNYSLSQPRYFCKACRRYWTEGGSLRNVPVGGGCRKSRRGKPARAPSAVAAVAGRDVIRPDLMLNDIVSNSGIAPAPADGSAIDLEVLYAKYMDPSPAVRPESSQPAVESGSCNQIPAPFPDHQLFLEWESILTQPVEEDLQNKVDSSSPRAYPKQPVDNYVWWGDSSSDADLIHEEQSLVHDNWIGSLDDSSWEAFYRC